A portion of the Aquicoccus sp. G2-2 genome contains these proteins:
- a CDS encoding ABC transporter ATP-binding protein, producing the protein MASGVGVDLQNLWIRFGEFVAVRDANVAIEGGHFFSFLGPSGCGKTTILRSISGFLDPSEGKVLIGGKDMAGIGPNKRPTALIFQNLALFPLMKVWENITFSMEVQGASAAERRKRADELLDMIALPEQGDKLPAELSGGQKQRVAIARALCAQPDVLLLDEPLSALDLKLRQHMRSELRQIQQNVGITFIYITHDQGEALTMSDQVAVMRAGVIEQIGTGRDVYDCPATAFAASFVGENNMLRGKVKGVKGDEALIETIGFGALPARVSPTAAGGLKPGDEAMMFIRPENFTLAPETGPSLKARVTVEEFEGAAYHLALEGPGGQEIRLSMPNTGQDRGTRPGHEISLGYNPALAMAMPVGELASE; encoded by the coding sequence ATGGCATCAGGCGTAGGCGTGGACCTGCAGAACCTGTGGATTCGGTTTGGCGAGTTCGTCGCCGTACGGGACGCGAATGTAGCCATTGAAGGTGGGCATTTCTTCTCATTCCTTGGCCCTTCGGGCTGCGGCAAGACAACTATTCTGCGGTCAATTTCCGGCTTTCTCGACCCCAGCGAAGGCAAGGTGTTGATCGGCGGCAAGGATATGGCCGGGATCGGGCCGAACAAGCGTCCGACGGCGCTTATCTTCCAGAACCTCGCGCTGTTTCCGCTGATGAAGGTTTGGGAGAACATTACCTTTTCAATGGAGGTGCAGGGTGCCTCGGCGGCGGAGCGGCGCAAGCGGGCCGATGAGTTGCTGGACATGATTGCGCTGCCGGAACAGGGCGACAAGCTGCCAGCTGAGCTTTCCGGCGGGCAGAAACAGCGGGTCGCCATCGCGCGCGCCCTTTGTGCGCAGCCGGATGTGCTCTTGCTTGATGAGCCGCTTTCCGCGCTCGATCTGAAGCTGCGTCAGCACATGCGCTCGGAATTGCGGCAGATTCAGCAGAACGTCGGAATTACCTTCATCTATATCACCCACGATCAGGGCGAGGCGCTGACGATGTCGGATCAGGTTGCCGTCATGCGCGCAGGTGTGATCGAGCAGATCGGCACTGGCCGTGATGTTTATGATTGCCCGGCCACCGCCTTCGCCGCGTCTTTCGTTGGCGAAAACAACATGCTCCGCGGCAAGGTAAAAGGCGTTAAAGGCGATGAGGCGCTGATTGAGACGATAGGGTTTGGTGCATTACCTGCGAGGGTATCGCCCACCGCCGCAGGCGGCCTCAAACCGGGGGATGAGGCGATGATGTTCATCCGGCCCGAGAATTTCACACTAGCACCTGAGACCGGACCAAGCCTGAAGGCGCGGGTGACTGTGGAAGAGTTTGAGGGCGCGGCTTACCATCTCGCGCTCGAAGGGCCGGGCGGGCAGGAGATCAGACTGTCGATGCCCAACACCGGGCAGGATCGTGGCACACGACCGGGTCACGAGATCAGCTTAGGCTATAACCCGGCGCTCGCCATGGCGATGCCTGTGGGCGAATTGGCAAGCGAGTGA
- a CDS encoding extracellular solute-binding protein, whose translation MSDNSNGPKTGLNRRSFLKTGTTLGAATLATPALVNEAFASSGEIDLLDWSDYWPEDMLANFTKQTGIKVNYTGIGSNEEIINKMKASNGSGADLVSPTNNRNLQWGPLDLLQPFDMSRIPGDKVNPAMLKIGPDGWDFGKGSTWIPHIWGTEGMAWRTDLWAPADGVPSYGDVWDEANAGKTMMRAHSGMLGAGLYMERVGEMEPGSIWAAYKDEDTFRKVWGKVTDWCIARKANLKLIWNDADTQKNGLLNQGVIVGQTWDGPPLALKTAGEPVTYQAPKEGSMAWVDGLAMPKGAVNIDQAYELIKFAYQPDYAGPAIDKHGYNSPVLGADKLAGAAYKKNFAEAYPGDALANLNPWPAEPPWYADVRTEFVNKFISA comes from the coding sequence ATGTCTGATAATTCTAATGGCCCGAAAACGGGCCTCAACCGGCGGAGTTTTCTGAAGACCGGCACCACGCTGGGGGCGGCCACGTTGGCAACGCCCGCGTTGGTGAACGAGGCTTTTGCCTCTTCCGGCGAGATTGATCTGCTTGACTGGTCGGATTACTGGCCCGAGGACATGCTGGCCAACTTCACCAAGCAGACCGGGATCAAGGTCAACTATACCGGGATCGGATCGAACGAGGAAATCATCAACAAGATGAAAGCCTCGAACGGGTCCGGCGCCGATCTTGTCAGCCCGACCAACAACCGCAACCTGCAATGGGGGCCGCTTGACCTGCTGCAACCATTCGACATGAGCCGCATTCCGGGCGACAAAGTGAACCCGGCAATGCTGAAGATCGGTCCGGATGGCTGGGACTTCGGCAAAGGCTCGACCTGGATTCCGCATATCTGGGGCACCGAAGGCATGGCCTGGCGGACTGATTTGTGGGCACCGGCGGATGGCGTGCCATCATACGGTGACGTATGGGACGAGGCAAATGCCGGCAAAACCATGATGCGCGCCCATTCGGGTATGCTGGGGGCTGGCCTTTACATGGAGCGTGTGGGCGAAATGGAGCCGGGCTCGATCTGGGCGGCTTACAAGGACGAGGACACCTTCCGCAAAGTCTGGGGCAAGGTGACGGATTGGTGCATCGCGCGTAAGGCGAACCTGAAGCTGATCTGGAACGATGCCGACACCCAGAAGAACGGCCTGCTTAATCAGGGTGTGATCGTTGGTCAGACATGGGATGGCCCGCCACTGGCGCTGAAAACCGCAGGTGAGCCGGTGACCTATCAGGCCCCGAAAGAAGGCTCGATGGCGTGGGTCGATGGGTTGGCGATGCCGAAGGGTGCGGTGAATATTGATCAGGCTTACGAGTTGATCAAATTTGCCTATCAGCCCGATTATGCCGGCCCGGCAATCGACAAGCACGGCTATAACTCGCCGGTGCTGGGCGCTGACAAGCTGGCGGGTGCGGCTTACAAGAAGAACTTTGCCGAAGCCTATCCCGGCGATGCGCTTGCCAACCTCAACCCATGGCCGGCCGAACCACCATGGTATGCCGACGTGCGCACCGAGTTCGTCAACAAGTTCATCAGCGCCTGA
- a CDS encoding mannose-1-phosphate guanylyltransferase/mannose-6-phosphate isomerase, with translation MPKPSPITPVILCGGSGTRLWPLSRQSYPKQFARLISDQSLFQASAQRSTGAGFAPPMIVTGDAFRFIVTEQLAQVRISPGAIVIEPEGRNTAPAALAAALILAAQDPDAVLLIAPSDHVIGDDAAFRAAIAAAAPAAHTGTFVTFGIHPTAPETGYGYLELAAGSDPACALPQPLARFIEKPDKATAIQMLKDGGHLWNAGIFLASARALIAAFSEFAPDVYAAVCAAVATATSDLGFTRLDAGPWADAPDISIDYAIMEKAPNLAVMPYNSGWSDLGGWNAVLQQTNPDEAGNVCSEQALAIDCTGTLLRSESDGVELVGIGLEDIVAVAMSDAVLVAKRTETQRVKEAVAALKARGATQATQHPRDHRPWGWFESLVIGDRFQVKRIVVHPGAALSLQSHVHRAEHWIVVQGTAKVTVDEAEHLVSENQSVYVPLGAKHRLENPGKMPMVLIEVQTGSYLGEDDITRYEDVYARQ, from the coding sequence ATGCCCAAGCCTTCACCGATCACCCCGGTCATTCTTTGCGGCGGCTCCGGCACGCGGTTGTGGCCACTTTCACGGCAAAGTTACCCCAAGCAATTCGCCCGGTTGATCTCTGACCAATCGCTGTTTCAGGCCTCGGCCCAGCGCAGCACCGGCGCAGGGTTCGCGCCGCCGATGATTGTGACAGGCGATGCCTTCCGCTTTATCGTGACCGAGCAACTTGCACAGGTCCGGATCAGCCCCGGAGCCATCGTGATCGAACCTGAGGGCCGCAATACCGCCCCCGCAGCACTTGCCGCAGCCCTGATCCTTGCCGCGCAAGACCCGGACGCAGTTTTGCTTATCGCGCCGTCGGACCATGTGATAGGCGATGATGCCGCTTTCCGCGCCGCTATTGCCGCCGCCGCCCCGGCCGCCCATACGGGCACGTTTGTTACTTTTGGCATCCACCCGACAGCACCGGAAACCGGGTATGGCTATCTGGAACTTGCCGCCGGGAGCGACCCTGCCTGCGCTCTGCCGCAGCCGCTCGCGCGCTTCATCGAAAAGCCCGACAAGGCCACCGCAATACAGATGCTCAAAGACGGCGGGCATCTGTGGAACGCGGGAATATTTCTTGCCTCTGCCCGCGCATTGATCGCCGCATTCAGCGAATTTGCGCCAGATGTTTACGCCGCCGTTTGCGCAGCCGTAGCCACCGCAACAAGCGATCTCGGGTTTACCCGGCTTGATGCTGGCCCATGGGCCGATGCACCCGACATTTCGATCGACTATGCGATCATGGAGAAAGCTCCGAACCTTGCCGTCATGCCATATAATAGCGGCTGGTCCGATCTTGGCGGTTGGAACGCTGTTTTGCAGCAAACCAACCCGGATGAGGCTGGCAATGTCTGCTCGGAACAGGCATTGGCGATTGACTGCACCGGCACGTTGCTGCGCTCGGAAAGCGACGGTGTTGAGCTGGTGGGTATCGGGCTGGAAGATATTGTCGCAGTGGCGATGAGCGACGCAGTGCTTGTTGCCAAACGCACGGAAACACAGCGCGTGAAAGAAGCGGTCGCCGCCCTCAAGGCGCGCGGGGCGACACAGGCCACCCAACATCCGCGCGATCACCGGCCATGGGGTTGGTTTGAAAGTCTCGTTATCGGGGATCGGTTTCAGGTCAAGCGCATCGTCGTTCACCCCGGCGCGGCGCTTTCGTTGCAAAGCCATGTGCACCGCGCCGAGCATTGGATCGTGGTGCAGGGCACAGCGAAAGTCACAGTTGACGAGGCAGAGCATTTGGTTTCGGAAAATCAGTCTGTCTATGTTCCACTGGGCGCGAAACATCGGCTGGAAAACCCCGGAAAAATGCCGATGGTGCTGATTGAAGTGCAAACCGGCAGCTATCTGGGCGAGGATGACATCACCCGCTATGAGGACGTATACGCGCGCCAGTGA
- a CDS encoding DUF2478 domain-containing protein produces MKIAYTKASQRGDTDLLLQGVAEDACAGGIKTCGLVQINTECGDDRPCNMDVRLLPDGPDIRISQSLGRGSRGCRLDTQALAAAAGHVATALDAGAQLMIINKFGKSEAEGRGLRPVIAEAIARDVPVIVGLNRQNEAAFEAFAGGLAEKLPPERAAIGAWIAAALEAAQPAV; encoded by the coding sequence ATGAAGATCGCCTATACCAAGGCCAGCCAACGTGGCGACACCGATCTTCTGCTGCAAGGGGTCGCGGAAGATGCTTGCGCGGGCGGGATCAAGACCTGTGGCCTCGTGCAGATCAACACTGAATGCGGCGATGACCGGCCATGTAACATGGACGTGCGTTTGTTGCCGGACGGGCCCGACATTCGCATTTCGCAATCCCTCGGGCGTGGCTCCAGAGGGTGCAGGCTCGACACTCAGGCGCTGGCAGCGGCGGCGGGGCATGTTGCGACGGCACTCGATGCAGGCGCGCAACTCATGATCATCAACAAGTTTGGCAAGAGCGAAGCCGAAGGCCGTGGCTTGCGCCCTGTAATCGCCGAAGCGATTGCCCGTGATGTGCCGGTGATCGTAGGGCTGAACAGGCAAAACGAAGCGGCGTTCGAGGCATTTGCAGGTGGGCTGGCCGAGAAGTTGCCGCCCGAGCGCGCGGCGATTGGCGCCTGGATCGCGGCGGCGCTGGAGGCGGCGCAACCCGCCGTGTGA
- a CDS encoding imelysin family protein: protein MRFIFILLALLWTLPVFAADLGAINKAVVDQHILPGFARLAERADALNAAAKAECAPASEPLRAAYNAAFDAWLGVSHLRFGPTETGDRGFALAFWPDPKGFTSKTLRGLIMAEDPAVNDPAKFAHVSIAGRGFYALEFLLYDDAIRATGTPEYRCKLTRAVAADIDSVAHAILTDWQESYADVLLSPGEGTRYRSREEAAQELFKALTAGLQFTADTRLGRPLGSFDRPRPKRAEAWRSGRSLHNVVQALEALQSLAVLLSGEHEDLARKFKTGFAETFDLTAKLDDPVFAGVADPSGRLRVEILQQSIERIRALLATDLGPTLGVAAGFNALDGD, encoded by the coding sequence ATGCGTTTTATCTTCATTCTTCTTGCCCTTCTCTGGACGCTCCCGGTGTTTGCCGCCGATCTTGGTGCGATCAACAAGGCGGTGGTCGATCAACATATCCTGCCCGGCTTTGCCAGACTGGCAGAGCGGGCAGACGCGCTTAACGCCGCTGCCAAGGCAGAGTGTGCCCCCGCATCAGAGCCGCTGCGCGCGGCCTATAACGCGGCTTTTGATGCTTGGCTTGGCGTATCACATCTGCGGTTCGGCCCGACAGAGACAGGCGACCGTGGTTTTGCGCTGGCATTCTGGCCCGATCCCAAGGGGTTTACCTCGAAAACCTTGCGCGGATTGATCATGGCCGAGGATCCGGCGGTCAATGATCCGGCGAAATTCGCCCATGTTTCAATTGCAGGGCGCGGTTTTTACGCGCTGGAGTTCCTGCTTTACGATGACGCAATCCGTGCCACCGGAACGCCGGAGTATCGCTGCAAGCTGACCCGTGCGGTGGCGGCCGATATTGACAGCGTTGCGCATGCCATCCTCACCGATTGGCAGGAAAGCTATGCCGATGTTCTGCTGTCCCCCGGTGAGGGGACGCGGTATCGCAGCCGCGAAGAGGCGGCGCAGGAATTGTTCAAGGCGCTGACCGCCGGGCTGCAATTTACCGCCGATACGCGGTTGGGCCGCCCGTTGGGAAGCTTTGACAGGCCGCGCCCCAAACGCGCCGAGGCGTGGCGCTCTGGGCGGTCGCTTCATAACGTGGTGCAGGCCCTTGAGGCGCTGCAATCATTGGCGGTCCTGTTGAGCGGTGAGCACGAAGACCTAGCCCGGAAATTCAAAACCGGGTTCGCGGAAACCTTTGATCTCACCGCCAAATTGGATGATCCGGTGTTCGCCGGGGTTGCTGATCCTTCCGGACGGCTGCGCGTGGAAATCCTTCAGCAAAGCATCGAGCGCATCCGGGCCCTTCTGGCAACCGATCTGGGGCCGACGCTGGGGGTTGCCGCCGGATTCAACGCATTGGACGGAGATTAA
- a CDS encoding ABC transporter permease, with amino-acid sequence MKRNPLVGRLALGLYLLIFFGYLLGPLVVMSLTAFNSAQFPSVSPWACFTFEWFGVLFRDERILESIRNSFIIGFGTVILSVSIGLAAALILSQITAKLRGIYYTIIIAPILIPGVVLGISTLVFWDRLSRLLGASTEGLFHNGIFLTVIGQAAFISSYTMLVFVARLQRFDPLQTEAALDLGATHMQAFRKVLLPFLRPAIASAAVLAFLASFENYNTTTFLFGQFPTLTIELAQMVRYGINPSISALAFIIVVLTVFGGLAAEALRRARFNRGPGLGAEFVRARRSILPVALRGNIAALGIVLLSFVVIAGFVTAQSYSPAQCKAMVLKVKKERTELRIKELQERMAERAAAAAAAKKTAEDAEDKATKPANNSGAFGNVFGQDSLGKVGADDNAAPSDQGSDSGGANNSGAFGNVFDPGNLDDVGGKKNEPATEPGNDPESDNNSGAFGNVFDPGNLGKVGGKDN; translated from the coding sequence ATGAAGCGTAACCCGCTCGTCGGGCGCCTTGCGCTCGGGCTCTACCTGCTGATCTTCTTCGGTTACCTGCTTGGCCCGCTGGTGGTGATGAGCCTCACCGCCTTCAATTCCGCGCAATTCCCTTCTGTCTCACCCTGGGCATGTTTCACCTTTGAATGGTTCGGTGTGCTGTTTCGGGATGAACGTATTCTGGAATCGATCCGCAACAGTTTCATCATCGGGTTTGGCACGGTGATACTTTCGGTCTCGATCGGCCTTGCTGCTGCGCTGATCCTAAGCCAGATCACTGCCAAGTTGCGCGGGATTTATTACACCATCATCATCGCGCCGATCCTCATCCCCGGCGTGGTGCTGGGCATTTCGACGCTGGTGTTCTGGGACCGCCTCAGCCGCCTGCTCGGGGCAAGCACCGAGGGGCTTTTTCACAACGGCATCTTCCTGACGGTGATCGGCCAGGCGGCGTTTATTTCGTCCTACACGATGCTGGTCTTCGTGGCCCGTCTGCAACGGTTCGACCCGCTGCAAACCGAGGCCGCGCTTGATCTCGGGGCCACACACATGCAGGCGTTCCGCAAGGTGCTGCTGCCATTTTTGCGCCCTGCCATCGCATCGGCGGCGGTGCTGGCGTTTCTCGCAAGCTTTGAAAATTACAACACCACCACCTTTCTCTTTGGCCAGTTCCCGACACTGACGATCGAACTGGCGCAGATGGTGCGGTATGGTATCAACCCGTCGATCTCAGCGCTGGCATTCATCATTGTGGTGCTGACCGTGTTTGGCGGGCTGGCCGCCGAAGCCTTACGCCGTGCCCGCTTCAACAGGGGGCCGGGCCTTGGTGCGGAATTCGTGCGCGCACGCCGCTCGATCCTGCCGGTGGCGCTGCGCGGTAATATTGCGGCGCTGGGGATCGTGTTGCTCAGCTTTGTGGTGATCGCCGGGTTCGTCACCGCGCAGAGCTATTCGCCTGCGCAATGCAAAGCGATGGTGCTGAAGGTCAAGAAAGAACGCACAGAGCTCCGGATCAAGGAACTGCAAGAGCGGATGGCCGAACGTGCCGCAGCCGCAGCCGCGGCCAAGAAGACGGCCGAAGACGCCGAAGACAAGGCCACGAAACCGGCCAATAACTCCGGTGCATTTGGCAACGTGTTCGGTCAGGACAGTCTGGGCAAGGTGGGGGCCGATGACAATGCGGCCCCGTCCGATCAGGGCAGTGATTCAGGCGGCGCCAACAATTCCGGTGCCTTCGGCAACGTGTTTGATCCGGGCAATCTTGATGATGTTGGGGGAAAGAAAAACGAACCCGCCACAGAGCCGGGCAACGATCCAGAGAGCGACAACAACTCCGGTGCGTTTGGAAACGTGTTTGACCCCGGCAACCTTGGCAAGGTGGGCGGCAAGGATAACTGA
- a CDS encoding aspartate/glutamate racemase family protein — MKVTGGKPVYGAAVGILMLEARFPRIPGDMGNAETWDFPVQYRVVRDASPDRVVRHGADGLLGRFIEAAQTLEADGVDGITTNCGFLALMQDELAAAVSVPVMTSSLMQVEQVNRVLPKGRRAGILTISASTLTERHLTCARVPEGTPIGSTEGGREFTRVILGDELHLDVEAARDDNVEAAKALQAGHPDLGAIVLECTNMIPYAADIRAATGLPVFSIASLITWFQSGLMPRRYAQVGGRIY, encoded by the coding sequence ATGAAGGTCACGGGCGGAAAGCCGGTTTACGGGGCCGCAGTTGGCATTTTGATGCTTGAGGCACGGTTCCCGCGCATTCCCGGCGATATGGGCAACGCTGAGACGTGGGATTTCCCGGTGCAATACCGGGTGGTGCGCGATGCCTCGCCCGACCGCGTGGTGCGGCACGGCGCGGACGGGCTGTTGGGGCGGTTCATCGAGGCGGCGCAAACGTTGGAGGCGGACGGCGTGGACGGAATTACCACCAATTGCGGCTTCCTTGCGCTGATGCAGGATGAATTGGCGGCGGCGGTGAGCGTCCCTGTGATGACCTCTTCGCTGATGCAGGTGGAACAGGTCAACCGGGTGCTTCCAAAGGGGCGGCGCGCGGGTATCCTGACGATCTCGGCCAGCACCCTGACAGAGCGCCATTTGACCTGCGCGCGGGTGCCCGAGGGTACGCCCATCGGCAGCACCGAAGGCGGGCGGGAGTTTACCCGCGTGATCCTTGGCGATGAATTGCACCTTGATGTGGAAGCGGCGCGCGACGACAATGTGGAGGCGGCCAAAGCCTTGCAAGCGGGGCATCCCGATCTGGGCGCCATCGTGCTGGAATGCACCAACATGATTCCTTATGCGGCTGATATTCGCGCGGCGACCGGCCTGCCGGTGTTTTCTATCGCATCGCTGATCACTTGGTTCCAGTCAGGGTTGATGCCGCGGCGCTATGCGCAGGTGGGCGGGCGCATCTACTAA
- a CDS encoding ABC transporter permease: MSNKPRFMATYFRNNGKLLGSIMLGLVLFWIIVLIILPQLSMLDYSFRYNLPPAQQGGPQDVYNLDNYRHLIFGAQGSGAGYNVVDLQVFVRTILAAMVVTVFDLILCYPLAYYIGQSRGSGFMRLLVVLLIIPYWINEILRAFALRIIFGDSGLLNSVLMWVGVTDQPFDFIRADVALYAGLGYAYILLMLFPMYNVIESLDRNQIEAARDMGASWIRIHRRIVIPHAKPGISSGMTMVFMLTAGALAAPQILGGPSSLWFTQLVYQWFNDSLNWQQGSAYAIVLLIASITIVLVFMRIFKVNMGDIGK; the protein is encoded by the coding sequence ATGAGCAACAAACCGCGCTTCATGGCAACCTACTTTCGCAATAACGGCAAGCTGCTCGGCTCCATAATGCTCGGGTTGGTGCTGTTCTGGATTATCGTTCTGATCATTCTGCCACAGCTTTCGATGCTGGATTATTCGTTCCGCTATAACCTGCCGCCGGCGCAGCAGGGCGGGCCGCAAGATGTTTACAATCTCGACAATTACCGGCACCTGATTTTCGGCGCCCAAGGGTCGGGGGCGGGTTACAACGTGGTTGACCTGCAGGTTTTCGTGCGCACCATCCTGGCCGCCATGGTGGTGACGGTGTTTGACCTGATCCTGTGTTACCCGCTGGCCTATTATATTGGTCAAAGCCGGGGCAGCGGGTTCATGCGGTTGCTGGTCGTGCTGCTGATCATCCCTTACTGGATCAACGAGATCCTGCGCGCATTTGCGCTGCGGATCATTTTTGGCGACAGCGGATTGCTCAACTCGGTGCTGATGTGGGTCGGCGTGACCGATCAGCCGTTCGATTTCATCCGCGCCGATGTCGCCCTCTATGCCGGGCTGGGTTATGCCTACATCCTCCTGATGCTGTTCCCGATGTATAACGTGATCGAAAGCCTTGATCGCAACCAGATCGAGGCGGCGCGCGACATGGGGGCAAGCTGGATACGTATTCATCGCCGCATCGTCATTCCCCATGCCAAGCCGGGGATTTCCTCGGGCATGACGATGGTGTTCATGCTGACCGCCGGGGCACTGGCCGCGCCGCAAATCCTTGGTGGCCCGTCAAGCCTGTGGTTCACACAGCTGGTTTATCAGTGGTTCAACGACTCGCTCAACTGGCAGCAAGGTTCGGCCTATGCCATCGTGCTGCTGATCGCCTCGATAACAATCGTGCTGGTGTTCATGCGGATCTTCAAGGTCAACATGGGGGACATCGGTAAATGA
- a CDS encoding DUF1513 domain-containing protein: protein MTTRRTFLAGLTASGLLPRAGWADAGAPEFLSAARFPDGSYRLAGLKADGAIAFTVPLPARGHCAAAHPMHPVAVGFARRPGAFAVVLDCVSGQMLKRLDTPKGRHFYGHGAYSADGATLFTTENDFEAGQGVVGVWDVRSGYKRIGEFRSQGVGPHDIHLMPDGETLVIANGGIETHPDAGRAKLNIPTMKPNLAYLALDGALKEKVELAPELHKSSIRHLALRQDGLVAFAMQWQGDVGDAVPLLGVHRRGETPLLLKAPEDEHRNMHGYAGSVAISRDGRDVAISSPRGNRVQVFDLEQARFAARFEIEDVCGLAPLKAGFFFTSGLGVAGLETGADIDTLAHTTCQWDNHIIPISPPDRA from the coding sequence ATGACCACACGCCGCACGTTTCTTGCCGGGCTGACCGCCTCTGGCCTCTTGCCGCGCGCTGGTTGGGCCGATGCGGGTGCGCCTGAGTTTCTTTCCGCCGCGCGCTTTCCAGATGGCTCCTACCGGCTTGCCGGGTTGAAGGCCGATGGGGCCATTGCCTTCACCGTGCCATTGCCCGCGCGGGGCCATTGTGCCGCTGCTCATCCGATGCACCCCGTTGCCGTGGGCTTTGCCCGCCGCCCCGGTGCCTTTGCTGTGGTGCTGGATTGCGTCAGTGGCCAAATGCTCAAGCGGCTCGACACGCCGAAGGGGCGGCATTTCTATGGCCACGGCGCATATTCGGCGGATGGCGCCACACTGTTCACCACCGAGAATGATTTTGAGGCCGGGCAAGGCGTTGTCGGCGTTTGGGACGTGCGCAGCGGGTACAAGCGCATTGGCGAGTTTCGATCACAAGGCGTTGGCCCGCATGACATTCACCTGATGCCCGATGGTGAGACGCTGGTGATTGCCAATGGCGGGATCGAGACCCACCCCGATGCAGGCCGCGCCAAGCTTAATATTCCGACGATGAAGCCCAACCTTGCTTATCTCGCGCTTGATGGCGCGCTGAAAGAGAAGGTCGAGCTTGCGCCTGAATTGCACAAAAGTTCCATCCGCCATCTGGCGCTGCGGCAGGATGGGTTGGTCGCCTTTGCAATGCAATGGCAAGGCGATGTTGGCGATGCAGTGCCGCTTCTGGGGGTACATCGGAGAGGCGAAACACCGCTGCTGCTCAAGGCACCAGAGGATGAGCACCGCAACATGCACGGCTATGCCGGGAGCGTGGCAATCTCGCGCGATGGGCGTGACGTGGCAATCAGTTCACCACGCGGCAACAGGGTGCAGGTGTTCGATCTGGAACAGGCGCGGTTTGCCGCCCGTTTCGAGATTGAAGACGTTTGCGGGCTGGCACCTCTAAAGGCTGGTTTCTTCTTTACCTCGGGACTTGGCGTGGCCGGACTTGAGACCGGGGCGGACATTGACACTCTGGCTCACACCACCTGCCAATGGGACAATCACATAATCCCGATTTCCCCGCCAGACCGCGCCTGA
- a CDS encoding GntR family transcriptional regulator — translation MSDGRVDDIFQWLKAKAVSFALKPGDRINEGALAREFGVSRTPLREALNRLVSERFFEFRPGQGFYCRGLEAREIYDLFELRRVLEMAAVRMACERAETAGIAALKARLYAEGLETEGLTVAQACAHDEAFHVGIAELAGNVELVAQLRLLNERIRFIRWIEMSDRIRPSKAQHIAIMTALEAREGARAAGLMGEHIGKRMDQILESVRQGIASIYVDGGTVLQDRILEGAKYEGHGRKAGLRGRSWHFDA, via the coding sequence ATGAGCGATGGGCGGGTAGATGACATTTTCCAATGGCTGAAGGCAAAAGCAGTGTCTTTCGCACTGAAGCCGGGTGACCGGATCAATGAAGGTGCGCTGGCACGGGAATTCGGGGTCAGCCGAACACCGTTGCGGGAGGCGCTGAACCGGCTGGTGTCGGAGCGGTTTTTCGAATTTCGCCCCGGTCAGGGATTTTACTGCCGGGGGCTGGAAGCGCGGGAGATTTACGACCTCTTCGAGTTACGCCGGGTGCTGGAAATGGCGGCGGTGCGGATGGCTTGTGAACGGGCGGAAACCGCCGGGATTGCGGCGCTTAAGGCGCGGCTTTATGCCGAGGGACTTGAGACCGAAGGGCTGACCGTGGCGCAGGCTTGCGCGCATGATGAGGCGTTCCATGTCGGCATTGCGGAATTGGCCGGGAATGTCGAACTGGTCGCGCAGTTGCGGCTGCTTAATGAACGTATTCGCTTTATCCGCTGGATCGAGATGAGCGACAGGATACGGCCATCAAAGGCGCAGCATATTGCTATCATGACGGCCCTTGAGGCGCGCGAGGGCGCCCGAGCGGCGGGTTTGATGGGTGAACATATCGGCAAGCGCATGGATCAGATATTGGAGTCGGTTCGGCAAGGGATCGCCAGCATTTACGTCGACGGTGGCACGGTCTTGCAAGACCGGATTCTGGAAGGGGCGAAGTATGAAGGTCACGGGCGGAAAGCCGGTTTACGGGGCCGCAGTTGGCATTTTGATGCTTGA